A window of Salvia splendens isolate huo1 chromosome 8, SspV2, whole genome shotgun sequence genomic DNA:
gacgagatacgctccGGTAGTGTTCTCAGattggcgtttcgtccccaaagataaaacggctacgtctcaggtgaagcagcaccgctatcagcagagctccggcggaTGGAGGaaagggcagagcttcgacagaaaagaCAATgcaaagagggagagagcttatgttgTGTATGCTTGTGAATTAGTATGGAGATGCATGGAAtaactagcctatttatagactTAGTCCAGTGCaggggtcaaccagccattatGGCTGTCATCATTGCGAGTTTGTAACCGCCGACCGTTACAAGGCGTTACAAACCGTTACGAGAGCTGGAGAGGCTGACCCTGGACGGACGTATCGGGACACGCTGCGCGTCTAGGTTCGTTCACAACGTGTCAGTCATGTAGGATTTACCGCGTCGTACTCACGAGGTGTCATCCCGCTTGGCTCGCTGACGTGGAAACGTTGGTGCTCTAAAAAGAACTAGACCAACCAGCCTTGGGTCGAACTCAAGCACCGAGCCCCACGACCACGCCCAAAGAACAGTCCAAAGACCActcaaagaccaattgccaagatccacgGACATGGGCTGGAAGCTCGAGGCATGCGGCTCGCGGCGGcgcgggcggcggcgcgcgtgtgggctctacaACCCATCTGAGTCCACTagaattattacatgtaataatcctACTTATTAAATACTTGTTTAATAAGCTTGTTACTTTGGGATAATTAACTCACTTAATTAATCCCTTGAGTTCTCTCATAACTCAATTAAATAGCTCGCAATTTTGCATgactttaatccattatttcttACTCACCGGGAattggatttgagaaaatgaatataccgcggtcatctactccgaacgtagatcgacgctatatcatttaatttcacaaaattaaatgtctcgttggaagtattattggtcaaagtccTTTGACCGGGCATACGATTCCAACAAAATTAacaacaaaaaggaaaaaaacctTTGATAGGTGTCTGGCATTACCTTCATGAATCCTAAGATTGATCTCCCGTCGCTGAGGCTATGGTGATTGCTCAAACCAACGCAGATTCCCCGGCCGGGAAAGAGAGTCACCTGCAGAGAGATCAGAGGGACAATTTGGTAACTTCCTTCATCGGACATTTTCGGTGTGCGAGGAAGGAGGTCATAGAACTGATCCGATTCTCTAGCATGACTCGCGACGAGCTCGTCGAAATCGAGGCCGGAAACGGCTATCGTGAGGGAGACGGAGTCGCCGGAGATGTAACGGAAAGCAGGTTTTGAGTTGTCGGCGTCGAGAGGGTAGAGGAGATTTGCGGCAACAAGGAGATGATGTTTGAGAGTTAATGAGAGAGAGTGTTTGAGGTTTGGAACAATGGTGTTGAAGAATTCAGCTTCTGAACATGGGTGATTGTAGAAGATGAGGCGGCGGGTCGTATTGAAATGCAGCCACATCATGTCGAAGAAGGAGAGCTGCAGCAACAGCTCGGCGGCGGCGCCTTTTGGCGGTGGAATACGGCAGGTTTCGAGCACAGTTGTCATTGCAGGTTTTTTTAGTATGAAGTGATCAACAAACTATGGTGTTTTATAAACTACTTTTCCCCCTCCATAAAATTTCTTTAGTCCATGTGCAATTAATTAGTCTTGTTCATTTGGTAACGACTTTTCAAGATAAGATAAAAAGTAGATTGAATTGTGGTAAATCTGGAGTCATCTGTATATACCTTTATACTATCctaaaaatatatcactattttctttttcaatcgTATTATAGAATTtattacatttatttttatcattttaataatagatcttatattcaattaatttatttatatttatattttattataaaattaatatataaaaataagattcacatttcattaactttttaaCTTTAGCATTATAGTATTTATTAAAATCTGTGCTTGAGTTAAAACATGTCAAATTTTaaaaggagggagtattatgtttGCTGAGATTATAAATTATGAGTTCGAACATTGATTCACCTTTCTGTTTTCATTGATTGTCTAAAGTTGACTGATGCGGATTCAAAAAATTGTTAGAAAATTGACATAAAAATTGTTCTCTCCCCCCTTAAAAATTCGTTACCATTTATCTCCATtagttttatgaaatttaataaaagtggattaaaaaaattaataaaatttcagttatattttaaataatggttttatattataaaattttataataaaaatacatcCCATATTGTACTTTTCCTcctcatctcttactttataattatatattaaatctGTATTAATCATAAATGATCTATTTGagagaatatattttaatggaaaTCAAAGCAAAATAAAACCACGTCATTTAAAACGACGTCATTTCAGgtatcttcgacaatcatgacCGTTGTAGAAACCAGAAACGGTTGAAAATCGAAACCGAAGCTCACAACTTG
This region includes:
- the LOC121746136 gene encoding malonyl-coenzyme:anthocyanin 5-O-glucoside-6'''-O-malonyltransferase-like, whose translation is MTTVLETCRIPPPKGAAAELLLQLSFFDMMWLHFNTTRRLIFYNHPCSEAEFFNTIVPNLKHSLSLTLKHHLLVAANLLYPLDADNSKPAFRYISGDSVSLTIAVSGLDFDELVASHARESDQFYDLLPRTPKMSDEGSYQIVPLISLQVTLFPGRGICVGLSNHHSLSDGRSILGFMKWTQMGCRAHTRAAARAAASRMPRASSPCPWILAIGL